A segment of the Triticum urartu cultivar G1812 chromosome 1, Tu2.1, whole genome shotgun sequence genome:
ATCCCGATTTTTGAtttaaaaagaaaagaaaataaacacGATACGGTGGCGACACGCTGTGGACATGGCCGGGATACGGCAAGCACGTCGCCGGCAGCCTTGAGCCCAATAGAAGCCCACAAGCCTAACCTAACATCAGCTCTCTCCTTTCTGTTCGACCATGAAGGATTGGATCTGGCGACAGCAGGCAgtgcgccggccgccgccgccgcctgcagTAGCTCGTTGCCGCCGCCGCCTTGAATCGCCTCTCCACCCTGCCGGCTCGCCTTGCCGCCGCATGGAGTGACTTGAGTCTTCTCTGTCGCCGCCGCATGTCGCCAGCAACAACAAGGTATGATTGCGTCGCGTCCGTGCTTAGCTGCTTGTCGTGTCCTGTATCCTATGCGCTTGGCTGCAACCAATGGGCTAGTATTTTTATCTCATCTCACACATTGTATTATGTTTTGCCTTTATTACAtgtcattttattaattatttatATATACTTGCCATATCGCCGTATTGATGTTTCTAGAAATTGCCGTATCCCGTATCGTGCTTCATAGATAAAAAGCACTTGGAGATGACTAGGTCAAGACAAACCCACAGTTTGACGACAGGAGAAAAAAAAAACAGGGCAGTCATGAAGTGAAAGGATCTGTACAAGACGTCACACAATTAGTTTCAGAAAGTGAACACTTCTAAGTTGATTACAATCACTTCAAGACAGAAGCCAATAACACCAACCATGCATGCCAGTGACCATACCAGTTACGCAAGTATGTTCGGATCAATCTACAGTACTCACTAGATAGACAGATAAGAGATATAATAACATGATAGCCAAACTGCAGAGGTCATAATTGAACTTAAAACAAGCTGGGCCATCTTTGGTTCTCATTGTTCCATCTTGTCTTCACTGGCTTCCCTTGGTAACAGCCTGTGCTTCTACCCCTTCGCCACCAAAAGCAACAGCAGTAACCATACAGAAAGCTGCCAACTTGACAACTCCATTGATCACGCCGTCAACCGCACGTCCGATGGATTTCAAGCGCCTGCAGGTAGAACGAGGTAGGTCAAATGAGAATATATGTACCAACTCCTGTCGTACAACATATATCAAGTTTGATCCTCTACGTACAACATAGTCTTATCTGCCTGTTCCTTCTCCAACTTATCTAACGTTGCACCCAGCTTCGCCCTCGCCAGCTTATACTGAGCGTCCACTTCAGACGGCTCCAGTTCCTTCGGGATCTTGCCAGCATGCTGGATTTATACACACTTTGCATCATCAATCATTAAGTACAAGCGCTGACTGTGGCTGGTAAATAATTAAGAAGGATAATGTCTTGTCTGTCAGTTAAGAAAGCATGGTGCACGTGTAGCTACTAGTCACAGAATCACACTTGCCCGATTTGGACAAATGATGTCACAGAATCATACTAGCTAGGATGTGCATGAAGCAGAAGAAGATGCGAAACCACAGCAACATCCATCTTTATGTGATGCAATTAATTACTACCTCCGTCCGAAACTATTTGTCGctcaaatgaatgtatctagatgtatttaaatgttagatacatccatttgagcgacaagtaataacGGAGTATTTGCTAAAGGGGTGAGTAAAAAGTCATGCTCCGATCAACCAGGAAAATAAGGTTGCTTAGTGATATGATTCCAATGTAGTCCTGTTGCTAGTTCGTCAGGCGTCAGGTTAGACTAGTATGACCATGATAAGCAAGTAATTTTGCTCATTTTTTATGGTAGGTAATACAAGAGACACATGTGTGTTGCTGTTTCAATTGCACATAATTCAATTATCACAGGCTACATCGATCCTTGATGTCGTGAGAACATAAATCATGTTGGGCTAGTGGATCAATTGGCAGTGTGAGCGTGTGTGCTTTGGAAACAAACTATTGACTAGTACAGAAATATAAGACCGTTTATATCACTAATATAGTGATCTAAACGATCTTATACTCtgtatttctttacagagggagtactaacTAGTAAGTGAAGCAAGAAGAAGAGGAGATGGTTCAAGATATCAAAACATCAGCAACACAACATCAATCGATCTTATGCATAAAAATTCATGATCAGATCAACCGATAAGGTTGCCTAATGATATGATTAGCATGCAGTACCTCCTGTTGCTACAAGCAGCACTAGGTCAGGATGTATAGGTTCAGGTCAGGTTAAAACAAGTACTGGTATACATGATGACGCTAAGTAAGTAACTTTGCTCTTGTTTCTAGTAGTAGCCAATACAAGAGACACACGCATGCTGCTGTTTCGATTGCAAAGAATTCGATTATGGCTGGCTACATCGTGGATGACGTGAGATAGATCATGTGAAAAAATATGCAAATTTTGGTTCAGATACCTTGGTGGAGAGCTGGCGGGAGCGCATGAACCTGCTTGGCACGAGCCGGCGTCCCTCCTCCGCGACCGCCGCCTGCGTTCGCTGGAGCAGTGAGCCACCGAGGCTCCTCGCCGCGCACCGAACCGCCGCCATCGTCGCCGTCCTGCGAACAATTGGTTATGCATTAGGATAAAAAGTCCGTCACGAATCACCACCGCCGGCCGctacccccacccccaccccacaCACAAACCATCGATTGGATTGCAGACTGGAAATTTCGCTGGGATTTGGTGAGCGTACCTTGCGGGTCTGGGCACTCCTTATTCCTCGCGCGGTTAGGGTTCGTCGTTCGCCTCCACCGAGAAGAAGGGGAAATTGGGTGGGGAGAGCGGTTTTTAGCGCTGTCCGGGAGGTGCGGTGCGGTGCGGTGCGCCAACATATAATCTTGCGAGCAGGCCCGGCCCAGTGCAGCTCTTGATCTTGGACTTTTTCGGCCCAACTGTGGAGATTTCGGTAGGTTCCTTTTTTCCGAAAATCCATCTCTGCACGCGAGCTCATCTGCATGCGGACCTGATACTGAATACTTCCCTCTAGTTAGGGTTTCGCCGAGTTCTCCCGGGGCGATCTTCGCCGCCGTCGAGCTTTTTTCCCTACCACCGATCAAACCCCGTTCTCGACGCGGCAAGGAGGGGGCGGCCTCCCAGGGTTGTCGTCTCGCCAGTGGCAAGGAAGGGGGCGGCGGAAACTAGGGTTCCCCATCAAGTTACCCGATTTGTTCTTCGGGTGAGAGTATTCATGGAGAATTCCGGAGTTAGTTCCTCCGGGATCAGTGATGTCGAGCAGTTGATGAAGGAGTTGGGATTGAAGGAGGAGGACTTGGACGACGTGGTCTTCGATGAGCAACCTATGCCGCCGGAGGGGCCAAGATGGGTAGCCCTAGCTAGGTTTAACACCTTCAAAACCTACAGCCAGACTTGGTTTTTCAGAAACATGAGATCGGCATGGGATATTGCGCAGGAGGCCGGGTTCAAGCCTCTGGAGGACAACTTGTATACGGTCACATTCACTTGCTTAGGTGATTGGGAGAGAGTTATGAATGACGGCCCATGGAATTTCAGGGGAGATGCGGTGATTCTGCTGCCATATGATGGGATAACGAAGCCGTCCACTATGAAACTTGAGACAAtcaacatatggatccaaatccaTGATGTACCAGAGTTGTATGCCCATCTAGTGGCTCCTTTGGCAGCAAAAGTGGGAGAGGTTCTCTTCTCTGAACCTAACTCACATGACTTTGTCGGCAACTTCCAGCGAGTGTGGGTTAGAATCAACGTCAACAACCCTCTAAAGAATGCGGTCTCTATGATTAGGGAGGGGAAGAGACAGATATACAGAGTCAAGTACGAGAGGCTTCCCGACTGGTGTGCTGTATGTGGTATGCTTGGTCACCAGTTTAAGGAACACGGCAGTGGCGTTCACCCTCCGTCAGCCCTTGTGTTCAAGGATCTCCGAGCTAACTGGGTCATGCGCAATGGAAGGGGCCCGGGAGAAGGCCGTAGCCAGCGAGGTGGCCGCAGAGGTGGCCGTGTTGGGGGGCGCTCAAGTGGCCGATGTGAGGAGGGCAGAGATGTTATGATAGAGAGACAGGTGCACGGAACAGCCCAGGATTATGACCCAAGCAAGGCGGCTAGCGACGCAGAGATGGAGGACTGGAGTAGGAAGAGGAACGCGGGAGCCGAGCTGGGAACCAAACACCCCATGCCTCGCCAGAATTCAGAAACGGCACATGCAGATGCTAACTCACTTGCGATTGTGCCTGCGGGTATAACAGCAGTCAGCCCCCCACCACATAGGGACCTGAAGAGAACCAAGAAGGCGGGAGAAGACTCAGACGTGTCAGCATCAACTGTGAAGAATTTGGCGGGCTCCTTCGAGGAGCACCGCCGGGTCCAATGAGTGTTCTATGTTGGAACTGTCGGGGCGTGGGTAAAGCTGCGACAGTTCGAGAGGTTCGCGAGTTTGTGAACAAATTTACCCCTACCCTCTTATGTATCGTCGAAACTCAGATAGAAGGCTCGAGGGTAGAATCACTAGCTGGCACTTTTGGTTATGACAATAGTTTTGCAATTGACAGTCGAGGTAGAAGTGGAGGTATTGGTATTTTTTGGAACAATGAAATAAAAGTTGAAATTCTTGGTTATTCGGATTACCATATAGATTGCTCTATTGTGGAGGAGGGGCCTGATCCTTGGAGATCCACAGTAGTGTATGGCGAAGCACAAACCCACTTACGTTACAAAACGTGGGACACCCTGAAAAACATTAGCTCTTCATGCAACCTCCCCTAGCTTTGCCTTGGTGATTTCAATGAAGTTTTGCGTCCCGAGGAGCATGAGGGAGTGGGACAACGGAGCAACGCACAGATACAGAGTTTTCGGGAGGTAGTAGACGTGTGCGTGTTCCTGGACATAGGCTATAATGGCCGTTTTTGGACTTTTGAAAAGAAGGTAAGGGGAGGATCCTACACTAGGGTCCGACTGGATCGCGCGCTGGTCAGTGGTGATTGGCGAGCAAGATTTCCATTAGCAGATTTGACACACTTGACGACGGCGACTTCTGATCACTGTCCAATTTTAATGCGCCTGAATAGATATCAGCAAAGCAGTTGGCAGCAGAAACCCTTCAGGTATGAAGTCATGTGGGAAGGGCATGAAACCTTGAGCAATACTATTACATCTGCATGGACGGGAGGCGGAGTTAGTAATGGAGCAGAAGGCTTACGAGCTAAGCTACAGGCGATATCACTTGATTTGGGGCGCTGGAATAATGAGACCTTTGGTAATGTGCGGAAAGAAATTAAAAGGTTAAAAGGGGAGTTGGAGAAACTTCGGGCGGACCCATGCAGAACTGCACCTTCTCATGCTGAGCTGAAGATTAATGAAAATCTAGTAGAGCTTTATCATCGGGAGGAAATCTTATGGAGGCAGCGGTCCAGGGTTGAGTGGCTCACGGCGGGTGACAGGAACACGAAGTTCTTTCACTTGAGAGCAAGCATTAGGAGGAAGAAAAATATGATTAAGGCCCTGCAAAACTCTCTGGGGACTCTGACTGATGACCCGGAGGAACTCAAAGCAATGGTACATGATTTTTATAAATCTCTTTATACTTCGGAGGGAGTTAGCAACATGGAAACCGTTCTCAATTGTGTACCAACTAAGGTCTCAGCAGAGATGAACGATCTTCTCGTTGCACCATATAGGGAGGATGAAGTTAAGACAGCCCTCTTTCAGATGTTTCCAACCAAAGCGCCCGACCCCGATGGTTTTCCAGCTCATTTCTATCAACATCATTGGGAGTTATGTGGCGCTGAGGTGACGGAGGTTGTGCTAAGGATAATTCGGGGAGAGGAGAGTGCAGAAAGTATTAATGATACTGTTTTGGTTCTCATCCCTAAGGTAATGAATCCATCTGTGCTAACTCAATTCCGGCCGATTAGCTTATGCAATGTGTTATACAAGATCGCGTCCAAGGTGATTGCAAACAGGTTGAAGCTGGTTCTCCCAGAGATTATTTCAGAGGAGCAGTCGGCCTTTGTGCCTGGAAGACATATTACAGATAACATCATCAGTGCTTATGAGTGTCTCCACTTTATGAAGCGCAGCAAAGCCAAGGTTAATAGTTTTTGTGCCCTAAAGCTCGATATGATGAAAGCATACAACAGACTAGAGTGGGACTACTTGCAGGCGATAATGATCAAGCTGGGTTTCGCTCCAGCATGGGTACAAATCATTATGAACATGGTGCGGTCAGTATCGTTCTCAGTACTTTTTAATGGTGAGAGACTTGACACCTTTTATCCGTCCAGAGGAATTCGGCAGGGAGATCTGATATCCCCATACCTCTTTTTAATCGCAccagagggcctttcgtgcctacTGAAATCCAGTTCTTCGTCGTCTCAGCTAGAAGGGATCAAGGTGGCTCCCACGGCGCCCATCGTGAACCATCTCCTTTTCGCTGATGATAGTCTGCTGATGTTTAAATCGAGTGTTGAAGGGGGCTTGTTGCAGTATCAAACCTGTTGGACCGCTACTGTTTGGCTTTAGGACAACGCATAAATCACGAGAAATCATCTATCTTCTTAAGTAGAGGCTGTCCGCGGGGTATGAGAGAAAGCATCAAAACCACTTTGGATGTCCAGAATGAATCCCTCAGCGACAGGTATTTGGGGATGCCTACGGATGTTGGGCACTCAAAGAATGGCACTTTCAGATACTTGAGAGACCGAGTATGGGAAAAGATCACAGGCTGGATGGAAAAAATATTGTCAGCTGCGAGAAAGGAAGTGCTTATCAAGTCAGTTGCGTAGTCGATACCGGTGTTTTCTATGTCGTGTTTCCGCCTGCCAAGGGgtttatgtgagagtgtcacttCCTTAATCAGGCAGTTTTGGTGGGGGACTAAGCAAGGGAAGTGTAAGCCAAGCTGGGTATCCTGGGACGAGATGATGAAGCCTAAACATCTTGGTGGCCTTGGCTTTAGGGACTTGGAAATTTTTAACTTGGCACTACTGTCCAAACAGGCATGGCTTCTCCGCCAACACCCTACATCCTTGAGCGCACGCATTCTCAAGAGTGTTTATTTCCCGGATGTATCTTTGTTTGAAGCAGAGTTGGGCCACCATCCATCACAGATCTGGCGGGATATTCTGGACGGGAGAGACATTATGGTGCAAGGACTAGTAAGGAGAATTGGCAACGGTGAAACTACCGACATATGGTTTGACAATTGGCTACCTCGCTCACTTATAAAGAGACCGATCACATCTCTTATCCAACATCCTCCACAGAGAGTTTCAGAACTAATTAACCACACTACATCCTCGTGGAACGAACAGCTAGTTCGGTCAACCTTTATACCAATTGATGCGGAGGCAATTTTGCAGATCCCTCTTTGCACCAGACAGATTGGCGACTTTTGGGCATGGAGCGAAGATAGGCGGGGGATATTCTTGGTGAGAACCGCCTATAGGATGATTCAGCAGAGGAAATTAAGTCGTGAAGCTTGGTTATATGAACAAGATGGGTCTTCTCACACACACGCAGATGGCGATGGTTGGACAAAACATTGGGGAATCAAGGTACCATCGAAGCTCAAGGTCTTCCTGTGGAGATTTGCTAGGCGTACCACTCCGACGACTGCACTTTTGCATCACCAAAACATGGTGGATTCGGCCGCGTGTTGCCTATGCGGAGCCGAAGAAACTTGGAGACACGCGCTGTTAAACTACACTGTTTCTTGAAGCACATGGGCGCTGTCTTCTGAACATATAATTGATGTGCTGAACAGAAATGAGGAACTAGATCCGAAGAGGTGGCTTTTCTTCATGCGAGAGGCGCTATCTCATAATGAGTTTACAAACTTTGTGGTCACTCTGTAGGCACTGTGGGGAGCATGCCGCAAGGCTATTTATGAGCATATCTATCAAAGCCCGTCTTCTGTTCAAGCATTTGTACACTCATACGTGAATGAACTCAACGCACTGCAGTCCATCAAATTGACGCAGAGTGCAAGACCTGCGCCACGATGATCAGGTTGGATCGCTCCACCTGGAGGGCTAGCAGAGTTTAATGTTGATGCTGCAGTGGGGAGAGGAAGAGGACATGGAGCTGTAGCAGCGATTTCTAGAGATCCAAGCAGACACTTCTTGGGAGCCTCGGCAGTGGTCTTCAGAGGTATATCAGAACCTGCGACTCTTGAATGCATGGCGATCAGGGAGGCTCTAGCTCTAGCTGATGATTTGAACGTGGCAAACATCTAGGTGGCCTACGATGCGAAGGTGGTGGTACAAGATATCCAGGAGAAGAATC
Coding sequences within it:
- the LOC125519893 gene encoding uncharacterized protein LOC125519893 yields the protein MAAVRCAARSLGGSLLQRTQAAVAEEGRRLVPSRFMRSRQLSTKHAGKIPKELEPSEVDAQYKLARAKLGATLDKLEKEQADKTMLRLKSIGRAVDGVINGVVKLAAFCMVTAVAFGGEGVEAQAVTKGSQ